One genomic window of Malaciobacter molluscorum LMG 25693 includes the following:
- the rpmI gene encoding 50S ribosomal protein L35, with amino-acid sequence MPKMKSNSGALKRFKVKKNGSIKRGSAFRSHILTKKSQKRKRNLRGPQTVANVDNARVKKMLNKA; translated from the coding sequence ATGCCAAAGATGAAATCTAATAGTGGAGCTTTAAAGAGATTTAAAGTGAAAAAAAATGGTTCTATAAAAAGAGGATCAGCTTTTAGAAGCCATATCTTAACTAAAAAGAGCCAAAAAAGAAAAAGAAACTTAAGAGGCCCACAAACTGTTGCAAATGTAGATAATGCAAGAGTTAAAAAAATGTTAAATAAAGCGTAA
- the infC gene encoding translation initiation factor IF-3 — MSRNNKKDEVLMNEDIKVKEVRCTSDDGTNYGIIPTKDALAAAEEQGLDLVLIAATAKPPVVKIMDYGKFKYQEEKKKKEAKKKQKVIVVKEVKFSVKIAENDINYKVKHAIEFLEKGYHVKCRVFLKGREMAHPEAGIEVLEKIWPMLEDYGTRESEPKQEGRFVNMQVFPKKEEKK, encoded by the coding sequence TTGAGTCGAAACAATAAAAAAGACGAAGTGTTAATGAATGAAGACATTAAAGTTAAAGAGGTTAGATGTACATCTGATGATGGAACTAATTATGGAATTATTCCAACAAAAGATGCATTAGCAGCAGCAGAAGAGCAAGGGCTAGACTTAGTATTAATTGCAGCAACTGCAAAACCACCAGTTGTTAAAATTATGGATTATGGTAAATTTAAATACCAAGAAGAAAAGAAGAAAAAAGAAGCAAAGAAAAAACAAAAAGTTATTGTTGTAAAAGAAGTAAAGTTTTCTGTTAAAATTGCAGAAAATGACATTAACTACAAAGTTAAACATGCCATAGAATTTTTAGAAAAAGGTTACCATGTAAAATGTAGAGTTTTTCTAAAAGGTAGAGAAATGGCTCATCCTGAAGCTGGTATTGAAGTACTTGAAAAAATTTGGCCTATGCTTGAAGATTATGGTACAAGAGAATCAGAACCAAAACAAGAAGGAAGATTTGTAAATATGCAAGTTTTTCCAAAAAAAGAAGAAAAAAAATAA
- the rplT gene encoding 50S ribosomal protein L20, with the protein MPRVKTGVVRRRRHKKVLKQARGFFSGRRKHFRKAKEQLEHSLVYAYRDRRQKKRDIRKIWIIRINAACRLNDINYSRFMNGLKLANIELDRKILADMAMNDAEGFASLVVKAKDALAA; encoded by the coding sequence ATGCCTAGAGTAAAAACTGGTGTAGTTAGAAGAAGAAGACACAAAAAAGTATTAAAACAAGCTAGAGGTTTTTTTAGTGGAAGAAGAAAACACTTTAGAAAAGCTAAAGAGCAATTAGAGCATTCATTAGTATATGCTTATAGAGATAGAAGACAAAAGAAAAGAGATATTAGAAAAATCTGGATTATCAGAATCAACGCTGCTTGTAGACTAAATGATATTAACTATTCAAGATTCATGAATGGATTAAAATTAGCTAATATTGAATTAGATAGAAAAATCTTAGCTGATATGGCTATGAATGATGCAGAAGGTTTTGCTTCATTAGTAGTTAAAGCAAAAGATGCACTTGCAGCATAA
- the thrS gene encoding threonine--tRNA ligase encodes MEPIGVLSEGKIYDLQTAEALNITGDEIKSDNSSESLEILRHSCAHLMAQAIKQLYPEAKFFVGPVVKEGFYYDFKVDTKISEEDLPKIEKKMKELANEKLPIQRYETTKEEILQKFQNDELKQAVLKNITDDTLTIYKQGDFEDLCRGPHVPNTKMIRYFKLTRIAGAYLGGNEENEMITRIYGIAFFDKKELNDYIKMLEEAKKRDHRKLGTQLELFTFNDEVGAGLPMWLPNGSRLRSKLEKLLYKAHRVRGYEPVRGPELLKSTMWDISGHNDNYGENMYYTTIDEQKYGMKPMNCVGHIQIFKNDLVSYKDLPKKLFEYGVVHRHEMSGAMHGLFRVREFTQDDAHIFCTQEQVKEVIIDVLEFVDSLMKLFDFKYEMEVSTKPKKAIGDDKFWEMTTKGIMDALDENNLPYGIDEGGGAFYGPKIDIKILDAIGRKWQCGTVQVDMNLPRRFNVEYVNDKGEKEQPVMIHRAILGSFERFIGILTEHCAGEFPFVIAPTEVIFVPIADTHVEYAQQLQKELLYKEIDSKIFNMNESLNKRIRMAEKQRVPMIVVLGDEEVQNNSIALRDRRKREQSNMSKEEFISMIEEIKKGCEI; translated from the coding sequence TTGGAACCTATTGGTGTATTAAGTGAAGGTAAAATATATGACCTTCAAACTGCGGAAGCTTTAAATATAACTGGGGACGAAATCAAAAGTGACAATTCTTCTGAATCTTTAGAGATTTTGAGACACTCTTGTGCTCACCTAATGGCGCAAGCTATTAAACAGTTATATCCAGAAGCTAAATTCTTTGTTGGTCCTGTTGTAAAAGAGGGATTTTATTACGATTTTAAAGTTGATACAAAAATATCAGAAGAAGACTTACCTAAAATCGAAAAGAAAATGAAAGAGCTTGCAAATGAGAAGCTACCAATTCAAAGATACGAAACGACCAAAGAAGAAATCCTACAGAAATTCCAAAATGATGAATTAAAACAAGCAGTATTAAAAAATATTACTGATGATACTTTAACTATTTATAAACAAGGAGATTTTGAAGATCTTTGTAGAGGTCCTCATGTTCCAAATACTAAAATGATCAGATACTTTAAACTTACAAGAATAGCTGGAGCTTATCTTGGAGGTAATGAAGAAAATGAGATGATTACTAGAATTTATGGAATTGCATTCTTTGATAAAAAAGAGTTAAATGATTATATAAAAATGCTTGAAGAAGCTAAAAAAAGAGATCATAGAAAATTAGGTACTCAACTAGAACTATTCACTTTTAATGATGAAGTTGGAGCAGGTCTTCCTATGTGGTTGCCTAATGGTTCAAGATTAAGAAGTAAATTAGAAAAACTACTTTATAAAGCGCATAGAGTAAGAGGATATGAACCAGTAAGAGGTCCAGAACTACTTAAATCTACTATGTGGGATATTTCAGGACATAATGATAATTATGGCGAAAATATGTATTATACAACTATCGATGAACAAAAATATGGAATGAAACCAATGAACTGTGTTGGTCATATTCAAATATTTAAAAATGATTTAGTTTCATATAAAGATTTACCTAAAAAATTATTTGAATATGGTGTTGTTCATAGACATGAAATGAGTGGTGCAATGCATGGATTATTTAGAGTTAGAGAATTTACTCAAGATGATGCACATATCTTTTGTACGCAAGAACAAGTAAAAGAAGTAATTATTGATGTTTTAGAATTTGTTGATTCATTAATGAAACTATTTGATTTTAAATATGAAATGGAAGTATCAACAAAACCTAAAAAAGCAATTGGTGATGATAAATTTTGGGAAATGACAACAAAAGGTATTATGGATGCACTTGACGAAAATAATCTGCCTTATGGTATCGATGAAGGTGGAGGAGCATTCTATGGACCAAAAATTGATATTAAAATCTTAGATGCTATTGGTAGAAAATGGCAATGTGGTACAGTTCAAGTAGATATGAACTTGCCACGTAGATTTAATGTAGAGTATGTAAACGATAAAGGTGAAAAAGAACAACCTGTAATGATTCATAGAGCAATTTTAGGTTCTTTTGAAAGATTTATTGGTATTCTTACAGAACACTGTGCAGGGGAATTCCCATTTGTTATTGCGCCAACTGAAGTGATTTTTGTTCCAATTGCAGATACTCATGTAGAATATGCACAACAACTTCAAAAAGAACTTTTATACAAAGAAATAGATTCTAAAATCTTTAATATGAATGAAAGTTTAAATAAAAGAATTAGAATGGCAGAAAAACAAAGAGTTCCAATGATTGTTGTATTGGGAGATGAAGAGGTTCAAAACAACTCAATAGCATTAAGAGACAGAAGAAAGAGAGAGCAGTCAAACATGTCAAAAGAGGAGTTTATTTCAATGATAGAAGAAATTAAAAAAGGATGTGAAATTTGA